The following are encoded together in the Diachasmimorpha longicaudata isolate KC_UGA_2023 chromosome 3, iyDiaLong2, whole genome shotgun sequence genome:
- the L(2)34fd gene encoding nucleolar protein 10 — protein sequence MQVSNPNNVKIYNLSAGKTLPEWLSERKRRALLKKNVEIRRSIELIQDFDMPGVSTSIKVSKDLQYVLATGIYKPRVKCFDVNNLSLKFERCFDSEVVTFQILSEDYSKLVFLHCDRHIEFHAAHGKYHRLRIPRFGRDLEYHYPSCDLFIVGVSHEIYRLNLERGQFLKPFLSDSSAINKCSINSVHNLLAVGTQEGKVEAWDPRTKERVGMLDCGFHCVTQDTRLEGVPSVTALKFQGGLTMAVGTATGQILMYDIRSNRPFIVKDHMYGLPIRNIEFHDKMDLVYSMDSSIVKIWEKQTGKIYTSIEAQNDLNDLCTIPGTGMLFLANESPKMQTYYVPSLGPAPKWSGFLDTIIEELEESNFDTIYDNYKFVTDKELEELGLTHLIGTNLLRAYMHGYFMDVRLFRKARDVIKPFAFEEYKKKKIREKLSEDAKSRVQIQKLPEVNKELAFKLMDTEDGSKIKKKKSGAAAILKDDRFKALFTNPDFQVDKTSVEFNLLNPVISQLDKGKAKTLKEIEKEEKKRELNAFDEDEEHNGSSDDELLNDESSDDEKTWSKEVKKKYRELKRKRREDEIEEDDGDNEGEQKEDARQVKQPKFYEIKDGADFRGGKTYMKKRIKASLGDRLNSEETNVRVTGSRGNREMTFSTGRKKFGKSRDSFKHRRADQKGLLRPAGNIGKKKYKI from the coding sequence ATGCAGGTCTCCAACCCCAACAACGTCAAAATCTACAATCTCAGTGCTGGAAAAACTCTTCCAGAGTGGCTgtcagagagaaagaggagagcattgttgaagaaaaatgttgagatCAGAAGAAGTATCGAACTTATCCAGGATTTTGACATGCCTGGAGTCAGTACGTCAATCAAAGTATCTAAAGATCTTCAATATGTCCTAGCGACTGGAATTTACAAACCCAGAGTGAAGTGCTTCGATGTTAATAATCTCTCTCTGAAGTTTGAGAGGTGTTTCGATTCCGAAGTTGTAACTTTCCAGATATTGTCTGAGGATTACAGCAAACTGGTATTTTTGCACTGCGACAGACACATAGAGTTTCACGCAGCCCACGGAAAATACCACCGCCTGCGAATTCCTCGATTCGGTCGAGACCTCGAGTACCATTACCCCTCGTGTGACCTCTTCATCGTGGGAGTCAGCCACGAGATCTACAGATTGAATCTAGAGCGTGGACAGTTCTTGAAGCCCTTCCTCTCGGATTCCTCAGCGATCAATAAATGCAGCATCAATTCAGTGCACAATCTCCTGGCAGTGGGGACGCAAGAGGGGAAGGTCGAGGCCTGGGACCCCAGAACTAAGGAGAGAGTGGGAATGTTGGACTGTGGCTTCCACTGTGTCACCCAGGATACCAGGCTAGAGGGTGTCCCCTCAGTCACAGCTCTCAAGTTCCAAGGAGGGCTTACAATGGCTGTCGGGACTGCAACTGGACAGATTCTCATGTACGACATCAGGAGCAATCGACCTTTCATTGTTAAGGATCATATGTATGGTCTGCCTATCAGAAATATCGAGTTCCATGATAAAATGGATCTGGTTTACTCCATGGACAGTTCGATTGTGAAGATCTGGGAGAAACAGACTGGGAAGATTTACACGTCGATAGAAGCTCAGAACGACCTGAATGATCTCTGCACAATCCCAGGGACTGGAATGCTCTTCCTAGCGAACGAATCCCCAAAAATGCAGACGTACTACGTTCCAAGTCTTGGCCCAGCCCCCAAGTGGAGCGGATTCTTGGATACCATTATTGAGGAGCTCGAGGAATCCAACTTCGACACCATATACGATAACTACAAATTCGTAACTGATAAGGAACTGGAGGAGCTGGGGCTCACCCATCTAATTGGAACGAATCTCCTGAGGGCGTACATGCATGGCTATTTCATGGACGTGCGACTCTTCAGAAAGGCCAGGGACGTCATCAAGCCATTTGCTTTCGAGGAATATAAGAAGAAAaagattcgagaaaaattaagCGAAGATGCGAAGAGCAGAGTTCAAATACAGAAACTGCCTGAGGTCAACAAAGAGTTGGCGTTTAAGCTGATGGACACTGAAGACGGCAGCAAAatcaagaagaagaagagcgGTGCTGCAGCTATCCTGAAGGACGACAGATTTAAAGCTCTGTTTACAAATCCAGACTTCCAAGTTGACAAGACTTCCGTTGAGTTCAATCTTCTGAACCCGGTGATTTCCCAGCTTGATAAGGGAAAGGCAAAGACGTTGAAAGAAATTGAGAAAGAGGAGAAGAAGAGGGAGCTTAATGCTTTCGACGAGGATGAAGAACATAATGGAAGTTCGGATGATGAATTGTTAAACGATGAATCATCAGACGACGAAAAGACCTGGTCGAAGGAAGTGAAGAAGAAGTACAGAGAGCTGAAGAGAAAACGACGTGAAGATGAAATCGAAGAAGATGATGGTGATAATGAAGGAGAACAGAAGGAGGATGCTAGACAGGTGAAACAGCCGAAGTTCTACGAGATCAAGGATGGGGCGGACTTCAGGGGTGGAAAGACCTACATGAAGAAGAGAATAAAAGCAAGCTTGGGAGACAGATTGAACAGCGAAGAAACTAACGTGCGAGTTACGGGATCGAGGGGAAATAGGGAAATGACTTTTTCTACTGGGAGAAAGAAATTTGGCAAATCTAGGGATTCTTTCAAGCATAGAAGGGCTGACCAGAAGGGGTTGTTGAGACCTGCTGGCAAtattggaaagaaaaaatataaaatatga
- the LOC135160230 gene encoding profilin, producing the protein MSWQDYVDKQLLASRCVTKAAIAGHDGNLWAKSEGFDVTKEELVKLVQGFETQDILTSAGVTLAGTRYIYLSGTDRVIRAKLGKVGVHCMKTAQTVVVSLYEDPIQPQQAASVVEKLGDYLLSCSY; encoded by the exons ATGAGCTGGCAGGATTACGTTGACAAGCAGCTGCTCGCATCAAGATGCGTTACGAAGGCGGCTATTGCCGGCCACGATGGAAATCTCTGGGCTAAATCCGAGGGCTTTGAC GTGACCAAAGAGGAATTAGTAAAGCTCGTCCAGGGTTTCGAAACCCAGGACATTCTGACGTCGGCAGGCGTGACATTAGCTGGCACCAGGTATATCTATCTGTCGGGTACAGACCGTGTGATAAGAGCCAAATTGGGAAAAGTCGGAGTGCACTGCATGAAGACGGCGCAGACTGTTGTAGTATCACTATACGAGGATCCAATTCAACCACAGCAGGCTGCATCGGTTGTTGAGAAGTTGGGTGACTACCTCCTCTCTTGCAGCTATTAG